The genomic stretch TGTCTGGCGCGTATATAACCTAAATCAGATAGAGTATACATATGACTGGGAGCAGGGAAAGGAGATAAGTGGTATAAGCCTTATGAGGAATGATTTCAAGAATGTTCCCTCGTGGTTTGCGTGGTTCTATGGCTACAGATGGTGAAATTGCAGCCTTTGAAGTGGGGATAAAACTTGGTGCACTTTTTCATCAGTTTACAGGAACTCCGGTCAGTATCAAAACAAAATCTTCTCTTGAAAAGGCTATGGGAGAAGCCATGAAAAATCAACCCTATGTTATAGAAGCTGAAGTGAAAATAGATGAAGAAATGTTAAGAAATTCATTAAAAAATCCCTTTGGCTATGTTTCTCTTGAAGGTAAGATGATATATGCAAGAGTCAGGATTAAATTTGGAAATGCCTCCTTTACCGGCGTACTTGAGTATTCCCCTGAAATTGATTATCCTGAGATGAAGCTTGTTGAATAGTAAGTTAATAATTACGAGGTTAAGAATATACTATAAGACAAGGAGGCTGGTTTATGACAAGTATAGACAAGAGAGGAAGAGAGAGGAAAGGTACCGAAAAACAGCAACTGCTTGAAAAAAAACTTATTGACAAGGTGGCCGAAGAAGAGACAAAAAGCAGCTAGTCTTTTTTATATAGTGATGAGATAACCTCTCTCATCTCTTTTGCTATTTTTTTGCCAATGCCCTGTACCTTATCCAGCTCTTTCTCATCAGCACTGAAAATCCTTTCTACACTTCCAAAGTGTTCAAGAAGTCTCCTTGCGAGAGTTGTGTTAATATTCGGAAGACCCGCAACAACAAACTCCTGCATTTCACTGAGAGACACAGGCTTTTTCTCAGCCCTTATCTGAATTTCATTTTCCTCTATATTCTGTTCCCTTTCTGTTATACGAGATATTAAAACTGCTGTCTCCTTCTCATTCTTTGTGAATAGAACAGGTATGTTAAAATCCACTGTAAGGCTTATAAGAGCACCCATCACAGCCTCAACCCTTATATTTCTGATAGTATACAGACTCTCCCCCTCGACTATCATCAAAGCCCTGGAGTAACTCTGCCTTAAGTTAATAGCCTGGCTCATCAGCCTTCCATCTATCAGGCTGTTAATAAAATCCTCTGTTGTCTTCCTTTCAATACAAAGCCTCCTGCTTATAACATAGTCTCCAACCTCAAGCCTTTTAGGCTTTGATATAATATTATAATTTAAGAGTTCTCTCGTAATACTGGAAAAAAGTTCCCTCGTGTCAACAACAATAGATATTTTCCTTTTTTTAATAGAATTTTCAAGAGTTTTCTGGTTTTCATGCTTATTTTTAAGTTTTATATTCTTGAAATTCTGGAGTATTTCATACATCTTCTTTTCCTTTCTTGTGCTTCCCCAGTAGAAAGCTTCATCCCTTGTGTTTCTTGCAATCAGCACTATTGTTTTCCCTGCCCTGCTTCTTCCTGTTCTTCCTCGCCTCTGGATAGTTCTTATTTCACTGGGCACAGGCTCATAGAATATAACAAGGTCAACCCCTGGTATATCAAGTCCTTCTTCAGCTACTGATGTTGCCACAAGAACATTCACCTCACCCTTTCTGAAACTTTCAAGAACTTCAAGCTGATTTTTCTGAGTCATACCTTTATCAGAGTTACTCCTCTTTGATTGACCTACAAAGCGCATTACCCTTATTCCAGCCAATAAATTGAGTTCCTCAACAAGTTTTGCAGCAGTGTCTCTGTACTGGGTAAATATTATTGCCTTCTTTTCATCGGCTATATTTTCTACCAGAAATTGCTTGATTTTTTCTATTTTAGGATTTTTTATTTCATCCACCAGATTTTCTGTCAATCTGATAGCTCTGAGAAAATATGTATCCTCCAGAAGGCCCTTAACAGCCTTTGAACTTGCCTCAGACTCCACCCTCCTGAAATAGCTGAGAAGTGTATTCAATCCCTGAGTTTCAAGAAGTTCCATGGCATGTGTGAGGTTTATACAGGCAGCTATTAAACTGAGACCCTCATAGAGCTCGGGAATTCTCTCTTCAAGAAGCCTTGCCTGAAGGTTCCCTCTAATCATAAGAAGGTCCCTCTTTGTAACATTACCTGTAACGGAAATTCCCAGCTTCCTGAGTTTCTCCAGCCTCGTTTCAAGGGCTTTTTCCAGGGCAGATTTAATAGGTTTTATTTCCTCTGGCAGAGAAACTCTCACCCACTCTATATTAATCCCCTTTATGAAAGGCCTGACATCAGAATCACTTTCAGTTCTTACCTCAATATTCTCTATAAATAAATTTTCAATAACATCTTTAATTCTGGCTTCATCTCCACCGGGTGAAGCTGTCAGGGCAAGAATCAGGGGCTTTGAAGCCTGCTTCATATACCTGCCGGCAATAAAAGCATAGGGATAATTGCCTGTGGCTCTGTGAGCTTCATCAAATATAACAAGAGAAACATCTTCAAGAGAATATCTATCACTCAGAAGGTCGTTATGAATCACCTGAGGAGTTGCAACAATTATCTCTGCATTATTCCATAGCTCAATTCTATCAGATGGTTTCTTTGTTCCTGTGAACACCTCAACCTTATCAACATTAAGAGTATTCTTGAAGCTCTCTGCATGCTGATTTACAAGAGGTCGTGTGGTTGCAAGCATGAGAATTTTCGATTCTGGATATCTCTGAAGCCTATAAACAGCCACCATAACTCCTATAATTGTTTTTCCCAGGGCAGTCGGAGCAACCACAAGAGTGTTTGAACGTACTGCCCCAGCTACTATAGTTTCCTGATAAAGCCTTGCTTCAATTGTCTCCTCTCTTATCAGAGGATGTTTTATGAACATAGACTTAATTTTAACTTCGTGATTAAAGTATTTTTGCGAGAGCAGAAAAAAAGTTAGTAATGTTTTAAGGGGTTAAAAATGAAATATAGAAAAGTTGTTATTATGTTAATAGCCCCTGAAATTATAAAATAACCCAGGGCTTTATTAAGCTCTTCAGGGATAATAATATATATAAGATGGTTGAATTATTACACGTTACATTAAGGCAGGTAATACTGTCAATCACCACCCGTTAAAACGGTGGCTTGTCCTGTGAGGGATAAGGATAACAGGTTGATTAGGAGGCATTGTAAGATGCAGAAGTTATTGGTAGAGTTAAAGAACACATCAGGGAATGCTCCTCAAGTCCCCTGCTCTGTAAGTGAGGCATTAAACAGAGAGGAAACTCTCAGTGTGTCCCGCAAAGTACTGGCCAATAACAGCTCCGCTCAGGACCAGCACTCTGGCAAGAGTGGACAGGACTTGCGAGTTCCAGTCATAAATATGCAAAAACAACTGATACCTGATGGTTTTGATTGGATTAAAATTATAATTTTTAAAGAGGTGAAAAGGGCAATTCTTCCACCCATTGAAATGGGTGGTCTCTTTGCCCAACTATTATGAAGAAATCAAGAGGTTTCTGGACAAAGAATACCAGAAAGATGGCCAAGTCACCCAGAGAGAAGGGTCTCTTACCTATTACCAGGGTTATTCAGAAATTTGAGATAGGTGACAGAGTTCATATAAAGATTGAACCCTCATTCCACAAGGGAATGCCTCATCCCAGATTTCATGGCAGGACAGGTATGGTAACAGGTAAGAGGGGTAAAGCTTACGTAGTAAGTGTCAAGGATGGTAAGGCAGAGAAAACGATTATAACACATCCTGTTCATTTGAAACTCCAGAGGTTCTTAATATGAGTCAAAAGGTCATTGTTGATGTAAGGCCTATAACGATGTATGAGGCCAAGAAGATTCTCAGTGAAGCAATAGAAGACATAGAGGAGCCTCTTTACGAACAGAAGATTTGTCTTGATTATCTCAATAAATTTGCAAAGTTGAGCCCCGAAGAAGGCAAAGAAGTTGTTGAGAAGGCACTTGAGGTAAGTGATAAAATCAGACCTGAAATGGCAGTTAAAATAGCTGACCTTCTTCCAGTTGACGAAGAGGATGTCAGGATAATCTTCGCAAAGGAAAGAGTTGTACTGGACAGAGAAGAGATAAATAAGATTGTTGAAATCTGTGCTCCATATCTTAAATGAGAGGTGGAGATTATGGGGATGGAAGAGTATGTCTATGTGTTAGACTATTTACCGGAGGGCAGGCTGGAAGACGATAGGCCCATATACAAGAGAGAACCCCTTGTTATCGGGCTGGGGGATAAGTATTTTTCAATTCTGGAGCTTGTACAAAAGAAAGATGTTGATTTCAGCATTAGTGAGAGAGTGTATATAGGAAAAAAAGAAAGGGATAAAATAGACTATATTAAAAGAAGGATAAACTATGACGAGCTCACAGCAGCAGCAAAGGCAGAACTTCCATATGTTGTTGAGAAGATTGTTAAGAGTAGAGAAAAGAAATTTGTGGACTTCTTCAACAGGGCAACTCCTATAACCACAAGGCTTCATGCTCTGGAACTACTACCAGGGATTGGAAAGAAGCTTATGTGGGAGATTCTCGAAGAGAGAAAGGAAAGACAGTTTGAAAGCTTTGAAGACATATCAAATAGAATCAAAGCTATTTCTGACCCTGCAAAGCTGATTGCCAGCAGAATAGTTGCTGAACTTGAAGAGGAAGATTCAAAGATGGGCAAGAGAAAGTACAGAATTTTTGTACCTTCTGGACCTAAAGATGAAGAAAGAGGAAGGAGAAGGTGAGTTTCCTTTCAGAAACCCGTGAAATTTTAAGAAGATATAGTCTCAGACCAGAGAAGAAGCTGGGACAGAATTTTCTTGTGAACGAAAGAATTATAGAGATGGAGGCAAGAGAAGCTCAGCTAAATTCTCGAGATGTTGTGCTTGAAGTAGGACCTGGAATAGGAACTTTAACTCAGGAACTTCTCAAAAAAGCTGGCAGGGTTGTAGCAGTTGAGAAGAGCGGTGCCATGGTGGATATTCTGAGGGACAGGTTTGGTGATGAAGAAAAGCTTCATCTCATACACGGAGACTTCACAAAGGTTGAACTTCCACATTTTGACAAGGTTATTTCAAATATCCCCTACAGCATTTCCTCAAGCTTCATATTCAAGATTTTAAGTCTGGACTTTGAGAAGGCTGTGATTATATTACAGTACGAATTTGCCAGGCGTCTCTTTGCCAAACCGGGTACAGGTGACTACTCAAGAATAAGTGCAGCCTTCAGCTTTCTGGCTAATGGAAAAATAATCTCAAAAGTTTCTCCAAGTGCTTTCTACCCACCCCCCAGAGTTTACTCGGCTGTGGTTGAGATTTACCCGAAGGAGAAACCTCTGAATAAAGATAACTATCTGAGAATTTTGAATTTAATCTTCCCCTACAGAAGAAAGAGATTGAAAAAAGCTCTTAAGCTGGGTGCAGAGAGAGAAGGTATTGGAATCAATCTTGAGGATATTCCAGAGGCATCTTCTGAGAAGAGGGTTTTTCAGCTTACTCCTGAAGAAATTGCAGAATTGACTGGTATGCTTGGTGGTTGAATGGAATTTATGGGTGTAAGGCTGGAGCCATGCTCAAAGGTTTATAAACCATGTGACGATTCCTTTATTCTTGGCGAAGCTCTTGCAGCAGAAGTTAGAAAAGGAGAGAAAGTTCTTGATATGGGCACAGGTACAGGCATTCAGGCTATGATTGCAGCCTCAAGGGGAGGTGAAGTTACTGCAGTCGATATAAATAATAAAGCAATTGAGTGCCTGCGTTACAATGCAGAACTCAATAAACTTGAGATTAGAATAATTAAAAGCAACCTGTTTTCTGAAATAAATTACAGTTTTGACCTCATAGTTTTCAATCCCCCTTATCTTCCCGAAGATGAAATGGACCCAGAGGATGAACTCACATTAGCCTGGGATGGAGGAAAGGATGGAAGAGAGGTAGTTGACAGATTTCTCGAGCAATTTGAAAGCAACCTGAATAGAGAAGGAAGGGTACTGCTTATCCAGAGCTCTCTCAACGGTCTGGACAGTACTATGAAAAAGTTTAAAGAGCTGGGATTTAAGCCAGAGATAATTTTACAGAAAAACTTTTTCTTTGAAAAGCTATATGTAATCAGGGCAGGTAGATTACCATGATTCTATCGGATAGAGATATAAAGAAATACATCAAAGCAGGAAAGCTCGTGGTTAAGCCTATTGAACCTGAAGTGCAGATTCAGCCTTCGAGTATAGACCTCCGTCTGGGAAATCAATTCAAGGTTTTCAGGCATATAAGCAAGGGCTACATAGACCCTATGTTTGACAATATTGAACAATATACTGAAGATATTTTAATAGGGGATGAAGATAAATTCATTCTTCACCCTGGCGAATTTGTTCTGAGCACAATAAAAGAATGGATTGAGATACCAGATGACCTTGTTGCCAGAATAGAAGGGAGAAGCAGTCTTGGAAGGATGGCCCTTCTCATACATGCAACAGCAGGCTTTATAGACCCTGGCTTCAAAGGTAATATTACCCTCGAGCTGAGCAATGTCGGTAAGATGCCCATAGCCTTACACCCGAATATGAGAATATGTCAGCTCGCTCTTGAGAAGCTCTCGTCACCCTGCGAACGTCCCTACGGACATCCCACAAGGGAGAGCAAGTATCAGATGCAGAGAGGTGCCACATCCTCAAAAATACACCTGGACAGGGAGTTCAGAATAAATGGCGATTAAACAGGTTATTGTTGTCAGAAAGGATATTAGAATGGGTAAAGGGAAAAGCTGCGCCCAGGTGGCTCATGCCAGCCTTGCTGCTGCAGAAATTGCCATGGAAAACTACAAGTCTGACTATATGGAGTGGAAGCAAACCGGTGAAAAGAAAATTGTGCTTTCAGGTGAGAGTCAGGAGCAGCTTGGCAGGCTATTTGAAGATGCCAGAACATTAAATCTCCCCTGCTACCTTGTGAGGGATGCAGGTCTAACCCAGCTAAAGCCCGGAACCATTACAGCCCTGGCAATAGGCCCTGCTTCAGAGGAGAAAATTGATAAAATAACCTCTCATCTAAAGCTACTATGAGGTATACTCATGAAAGAAGCAGAAGAAATTGAAAAAAAAAGCTTTTCAATTATAGAAAGAAAACTCGGGAAAATCCCATATCCGGAGAGAGAGGTTGTGAAGAGGGTTATTCATTCCACTGCCGATTATACCTTTTCCGACCTTCTTGTATTTCATGAGAATGCTATCAGGCAGGCTTTAAAGCTTATAAGGAACAGGGTTAAAGTCATAACTGATGTTAATATGGTGAGAGCCGGAATAAAAAGTTCATCTCTTATTGAATCTACATTTTGCTTCATAAACAACAGAGAGGTTATTGAATCTGCAGAAAAGCAGGGTATCACAAGAGCGAGGGCCTCCTTCAGAAATAAGGCTGAGGAGATAGAAGGAAGTTTTGTTGTTATAGGTAACTCTCCCACTGCTTTATTTGAACTCTGCAATCTTATTGATAAGGGTATAAAACCCGGCTTTGTTGTTGCCTCGCCTGTTGGCTTTGTCGGAGCTGCCGAATCCAAGGAGGAAATACTTAAGAGAAAAATCCCTTCTATTGCAGTTAGGGGAAATAGAGGTGGAAGCTCTGTTGCTGTCGCTATAACCAATGCCTTACTTATTCTTGCAGAGAGAGAGGAGCTTTAGATAATATCGAGCCATCCACCGAACTCATCAAATCTGCCATTTATTATATCAAAGAATACCTTCTGTATCTCCTTGGTAATTTTACCTGGCTCTCCTATCTCATAGCCATCTATCTCCCTTATGGGAGTTATCTCTGCCGCAGTACCGGTGAATAAAGCTTCATCAGCAAGATAAAGAGAAGCCCTTGTTATATCCTGCTCCACAACTTTATAACCGAGGTATCTCCCAATCTGTATAACAGAATCTCTTGTGATACCCTTCAAAATACTTGCATGCTCAGGCGGGGTGTATATGACATTATCCCTGACTATAAAGATATTCTCTCCAGGACCTTCGCTCACAAATCCGCGTGAATCCAGAAGGAGAGCTTCATCATAGCCAGCTTTCATAGTCTCGATTTTTGCGAGAATCGAGTTTATATACTGCCCGGTTGCCTTGGCCATTGAAGGTAAAGTATTGGATGGAATTCTCTGATAGCTTGACGTTTTAACTCTTATGCCTTTCTCCAAACCCTCCTCACCAAGATAGGCACCCCATGGCCACACAGCTATTGAAACATCAACCGGGGCATTGAGGGGATTTAAACCCATCTCGCCATAGCCACGGAAAACTATTGGCCTTATATAACATTTATCCAGCCCATTTGTTTTAATTGTGTCTTTAACAGCCTGCATAATCTGCTCCTGTGAGTAGGGAATGTCCATATAGTAAAGTTTTGCTGAATCGAAGAGCCTCGAGATATGCTCCCTGTGCCTGAAAACAGCAGAACCAGAAGGAGTGCTGTAGCACCTTATTCCTTCAAACACTCCAGTACCATAATGCAGAGCATGAGTGAGCACATGAATCTTAGCGTCTTCCCAATTTACCAGAGAGCCATTCATCCATATTTTATTAACAGCCTGAAGAGACATAACAAACACCACAGAATAATAGTAAAAGCTGGTATATATCTTTTTGTGGTGTCTGTTATAATCTTGCCCTCGTTGGCAAGCTGTATTTTTATAATTGAAATAACCCTTAACAACTGTGACGGCTGCAAATGCATGCTTCTATGTCTGTCCCAGAGGATGTATTATTGTCAAGGACAATAAGCCTGAGATGGATTACTCCAGATGCATATACTGTTACCAGTGTATGAAGTATCTGACATACTCCCACGGCTAAAGACCGTGGGCTTTCTGCCCATCAAATTGATATAAACCGCCTTCTTCCCTTCCTTTTAATATATATTTATTATATTCAGATAAAACTCTTTTTTTTCTGTCCCGATAGGAAAAAATCTTAATCTCAGCGCACTCAAAAGAAGAGTTATCTTCGTGCCTGCAAATATAGAAGAGATTCCTGCATATCTCATCAGAAATAAGAGGATACTTGGAATTTAGATATCCAGCACCCTTACTTCCTTTGCATGCTCCTGTATGAACTCCCTTCTGGGCTGGACATCGCCACCCATAAGAACTGTGAATACTTTGTCAGCCTCAATAGCATCTTCGAGTGTCACCCTCAGGAGAGTTCTTGTTTCCGGGTTCATTGTTGTTTCCCATAACTGCTCAGGATTCATCTCTCCAAGACCCTTATATCTCTGGAGGTTTGTACTGTTTTTCCCCATCTCTTTTAAAGCTTTCTCAAGTTCATCATCTGAATAGACATAAACTTCCTTTCTACCCTTCTTAACTCTGTACAGAGGAGGCTGAGCAACATATATATAACCATTCTCAATTAAAGGCTCCATATATCGATAGAAAAAAGTTAATAGCAGTGTCCTTATATGTGCTCCATCTACATCGGCATCTGTCATAATTATAATCCTGTGATACCTTGCCTTTTCAACCTTGAAGTCCTCGCCTATACCTGCACCAATTGCAGTTATCATTGTTCTAATCTCCTCATTCTTGAGCATTTTATCCAGTCTTGCCTTCTCAACATTCAGAATCTTACCTCTCAGAGGCAAAATTGCCTGAAATCGTCTATTTCTCCCCTGCTTTGCACTTCCACCTGCGCTATCACCTTCCACCAGATATACCTCGCTTTTTGAAGGGTCTCTCTCCTGACAGTCAGCTAACTTTCCAGGAAGAGATGTCACATCAAGAGCACTCTTTCTCCTTGCAAGCTCCCTTGCTTTTCTTGCAGCCTCTCTTGCTCTGGCAGCATCTGTAGCTCTGGAGATTATTCTTTTAATAGCA from archaeon BMS3Bbin15 encodes the following:
- a CDS encoding peptidyl-tRNA hydrolase → MAIKQVIVVRKDIRMGKGKSCAQVAHASLAAAEIAMENYKSDYMEWKQTGEKKIVLSGESQEQLGRLFEDARTLNLPCYLVRDAGLTQLKPGTITALAIGPASEEKIDKITSHLKLL
- the prmA_2 gene encoding ribosomal protein L11 methyltransferase; translated protein: MEFMGVRLEPCSKVYKPCDDSFILGEALAAEVRKGEKVLDMGTGTGIQAMIAASRGGEVTAVDINNKAIECLRYNAELNKLEIRIIKSNLFSEINYSFDLIVFNPPYLPEDEMDPEDELTLAWDGGKDGREVVDRFLEQFESNLNREGRVLLIQSSLNGLDSTMKKFKELGFKPEIILQKNFFFEKLYVIRAGRLP
- the dbpA gene encoding ATP-dependent RNA helicase DbpA is translated as MFIKHPLIREETIEARLYQETIVAGAVRSNTLVVAPTALGKTIIGVMVAVYRLQRYPESKILMLATTRPLVNQHAESFKNTLNVDKVEVFTGTKKPSDRIELWNNAEIIVATPQVIHNDLLSDRYSLEDVSLVIFDEAHRATGNYPYAFIAGRYMKQASKPLILALTASPGGDEARIKDVIENLFIENIEVRTESDSDVRPFIKGINIEWVRVSLPEEIKPIKSALEKALETRLEKLRKLGISVTGNVTKRDLLMIRGNLQARLLEERIPELYEGLSLIAACINLTHAMELLETQGLNTLLSYFRRVESEASSKAVKGLLEDTYFLRAIRLTENLVDEIKNPKIEKIKQFLVENIADEKKAIIFTQYRDTAAKLVEELNLLAGIRVMRFVGQSKRSNSDKGMTQKNQLEVLESFRKGEVNVLVATSVAEEGLDIPGVDLVIFYEPVPSEIRTIQRRGRTGRSRAGKTIVLIARNTRDEAFYWGSTRKEKKMYEILQNFKNIKLKNKHENQKTLENSIKKRKISIVVDTRELFSSITRELLNYNIISKPKRLEVGDYVISRRLCIERKTTEDFINSLIDGRLMSQAINLRQSYSRALMIVEGESLYTIRNIRVEAVMGALISLTVDFNIPVLFTKNEKETAVLISRITEREQNIEENEIQIRAEKKPVSLSEMQEFVVAGLPNINTTLARRLLEHFGSVERIFSADEKELDKVQGIGKKIAKEMREVISSLYKKD
- a CDS encoding RNA polymerase Rpb4, whose translation is MSQKVIVDVRPITMYEAKKILSEAIEDIEEPLYEQKICLDYLNKFAKLSPEEGKEVVEKALEVSDKIRPEMAVKIADLLPVDEEDVRIIFAKERVVLDREEINKIVEICAPYLK
- the cbiC gene encoding cobalt-precorrin-8X methylmutase — encoded protein: MKEAEEIEKKSFSIIERKLGKIPYPEREVVKRVIHSTADYTFSDLLVFHENAIRQALKLIRNRVKVITDVNMVRAGIKSSSLIESTFCFINNREVIESAEKQGITRARASFRNKAEEIEGSFVVIGNSPTALFELCNLIDKGIKPGFVVASPVGFVGAAESKEEILKRKIPSIAVRGNRGGSSVAVAITNALLILAEREEL
- the ilvE gene encoding branched-chain-amino-acid aminotransferase yields the protein MSLQAVNKIWMNGSLVNWEDAKIHVLTHALHYGTGVFEGIRCYSTPSGSAVFRHREHISRLFDSAKLYYMDIPYSQEQIMQAVKDTIKTNGLDKCYIRPIVFRGYGEMGLNPLNAPVDVSIAVWPWGAYLGEEGLEKGIRVKTSSYQRIPSNTLPSMAKATGQYINSILAKIETMKAGYDEALLLDSRGFVSEGPGENIFIVRDNVIYTPPEHASILKGITRDSVIQIGRYLGYKVVEQDITRASLYLADEALFTGTAAEITPIREIDGYEIGEPGKITKEIQKVFFDIINGRFDEFGGWLDII
- the rsmA gene encoding ribosomal RNA small subunit methyltransferase A, producing MSFLSETREILRRYSLRPEKKLGQNFLVNERIIEMEAREAQLNSRDVVLEVGPGIGTLTQELLKKAGRVVAVEKSGAMVDILRDRFGDEEKLHLIHGDFTKVELPHFDKVISNIPYSISSSFIFKILSLDFEKAVIILQYEFARRLFAKPGTGDYSRISAAFSFLANGKIISKVSPSAFYPPPRVYSAVVEIYPKEKPLNKDNYLRILNLIFPYRRKRLKKALKLGAEREGIGINLEDIPEASSEKRVFQLTPEEIAELTGMLGG
- the dcd_1 gene encoding deoxycytidine triphosphate deaminase; translation: MILSDRDIKKYIKAGKLVVKPIEPEVQIQPSSIDLRLGNQFKVFRHISKGYIDPMFDNIEQYTEDILIGDEDKFILHPGEFVLSTIKEWIEIPDDLVARIEGRSSLGRMALLIHATAGFIDPGFKGNITLELSNVGKMPIALHPNMRICQLALEKLSSPCERPYGHPTRESKYQMQRGATSSKIHLDREFRINGD
- a CDS encoding 50S ribosomal protein L21e, which translates into the protein MKKSRGFWTKNTRKMAKSPREKGLLPITRVIQKFEIGDRVHIKIEPSFHKGMPHPRFHGRTGMVTGKRGKAYVVSVKDGKAEKTIITHPVHLKLQRFLI